The Thalassomonas actiniarum genome contains the following window.
TGGGGCTTCGGCTACCTGCTGCTTTACCCTGGCCTGGGCCAGTGGCAAGGTCTGTTTGGCTGGAAGAGTTCTAACCAGGGCATTTTAAACCTGGAAGAGTCTAAAGCCAAAGTTGCCCAAGCTAAAGAACAAGGCTTACTGGTAGAGTATGACCGCGAAATGGCGGCCGCCGATGAAAGATTCGGCCCTATCTTTACTGCCTATGCCCAGCGCAGCATCGAAGACTTGGCTAAAGACGGCGACGCGTTAAAAGTAGGCCAGCGCCTGTTTTTACAAAACTGCTCTCAATGTCACGGCTCTGATGCCCGCGGTACCACAGGCTTCCCTGACCTGACCGATAAGGACTGGTTATACGGCGGCAGCCCTGACGTGATCAAAGCAAGTATTATGCACGGCCGTAAGGCCAACGGCATGATGGCCTGGGAAACCGCTGTTGGCGGCGAGCAAGGGGTTAAAGAAGTGGCGGCTTATGTGTTAAGCCTAAGCGGACGTGAAGTAAACCCTGAGCATGCCAAAGCCGGTCAAACCAAGTTTGCCATGTGTACCGCCTGTCACGGAGCAGAAGGTAAAGGCAGCCTGGCCATGGGCATCCCATTGGGTGCGCCTAACCTGACTGACGGCACTTGGTTATACGGCGGTTCACAAAAAGCGGTGGAAGAGTCTATCCGTAACGGCCGCGCCGGTGTTATGCCACCTTGGGCTGATATTTTGGGCGAAGAAAAAGTCCATGTGATCAGTGCCTATGTCTACAGCTTATCTCAAGACTAGGCTTATCTAACTAAACTGACGAATAAATCAGTTTACTTAAGATAAAACAAAGCCTTAACAACTTAAGTTGTTAAGGCTTTTTTATTGGCTGTTGCTAAAAATTTTCCCTGAAAAACGACAAAAAACACAGGTTTTATTGGTTCACCGCGAAGAAAAACAGTACAATATCCCCCTCTTAATTAAGCAGATAAACCTTTCGAAATAATGAAAACTTCCTGGTATAAAGAACCCTGGGCCTGGCTGATATTTACCCTGCCCGCCATCGCTATCGTTGCCGGTGTTGCCACCTATATTATTGCCAACCATGAACCGGATGCTTTGGTGATCGGCGACTATTATAAAAAAGGCAAAGCCATTAACCTTGAACTGGGCAAGATCAAGCAGGCGCAAAAACTGGGAATACGTTTTAATCTGACCCTGACCGATGACAGCCTGGTATTAAGCCCGACCGGCATAGAAAAAGAGTTTCCGCTGCTTAATGTCAATTTTCATCACGCCACCCTGGCAGAGAAAGATTTTTCCCTGGTGCTGACCGCCGACGGTAACGGCGATTTTCGCCAAGCCCTGGAGCAAAGAGTGAGCGGCAAATGGAAAATCACCATCACCCCGTTTGAAAATCACTGGAAGATACAGGACACCCTGCACTTACCCCGGGTTGAAACCATAGAGATAGTACCCGACACTGCCGAAGCAAACTAATGTCCAGCAGTTGTTATCATTGTGGCGAGCCTGTCCCTAAAGGCGTAGAGCTGAGTGTTTGTATTGAGCAAATCCAGCAAGTGATGTGTTGTATCGGCTGTCAGGCAGTTGCCCAGACCATAGTCGATAATAACCTCACCGAATATTACCGTTTTCGCACCGAGCCCGCCAATAAAGGCGCGGCTCTGGTACCGGAGCAACTGCAGCGCCATCAGCTACTCGATGACGAAAACCTGCAGCACGATTTTATTTACCAGGACGAAAACAGCAAAGAGGC
Protein-coding sequences here:
- the ccoP gene encoding cytochrome-c oxidase, cbb3-type subunit III, translated to MSSFWSIWISVLTLGTLVGCYLLLRMCLKNFAGVKEGESMGHEFDGIEELNNPLPKWWSTFFLITIIWGFGYLLLYPGLGQWQGLFGWKSSNQGILNLEESKAKVAQAKEQGLLVEYDREMAAADERFGPIFTAYAQRSIEDLAKDGDALKVGQRLFLQNCSQCHGSDARGTTGFPDLTDKDWLYGGSPDVIKASIMHGRKANGMMAWETAVGGEQGVKEVAAYVLSLSGREVNPEHAKAGQTKFAMCTACHGAEGKGSLAMGIPLGAPNLTDGTWLYGGSQKAVEESIRNGRAGVMPPWADILGEEKVHVISAYVYSLSQD
- a CDS encoding FixH family protein, coding for MKTSWYKEPWAWLIFTLPAIAIVAGVATYIIANHEPDALVIGDYYKKGKAINLELGKIKQAQKLGIRFNLTLTDDSLVLSPTGIEKEFPLLNVNFHHATLAEKDFSLVLTADGNGDFRQALEQRVSGKWKITITPFENHWKIQDTLHLPRVETIEIVPDTAEAN